Part of the Paenarthrobacter sp. JL.01a genome is shown below.
CCCGAACCATCACGACATCGTCTTCAGTGAAGCTCTCTGTATGTCCCGTGACATCCTTGCCCCAGCGGTCCGGAGAAGGCCTGACTGGAGAAAGCACGTGGACCTTGTCATCAACACCCCACACGAACAATCCGTGGAGTCGCGCCGCGGAGAGGTGGCTGTAAACGAGACCGCCCGACGACGTTGTCAGCGTGCCATGGGCGTGCGCCACGATGCGCGCCATCGCCTTCCGCCTTGGACCCAGGGCGTTCCACTTGCTGGACCTGATGTAGCAGCCGTACCTCAACCGCTGCAATTCCCCGGCGTCTACCAGCGCCCTGATTTTTCTGGCATTTAGCCCGAAGCGGAGCAGTTCATCGGTCCTCCACATATGGCCGCGTGAGGGTAACGGCAAGACGGGGATGACCGGAGTTGCTGACGTTGATTCCATCGGCCCAGCATCACCGGGCCCGATCCTGTCGCAGAAGGGCCGGCCCTCGCTATGTGGAAAGCCCGGGCCGAAATAGTGGAAACGCTGCGAAGCCGCCCGCAACCTTGCGGCGACTGCGCACGCTTCCCACGAAGCGGCGGGAGCAGACGCAGCGTACGGTTGAAACAGCGGACGACGTCGACCACGAGTTGCCGGGCAGCTCACCGAGGCAGGACTGCAACACTCCGGGGGGGAGAGAACATGACACAGAAGGGCACCACGAAGAACCGCGCAAACCTGTCATTCCTGGTTCTCCAGGAGGTGGCGTGGATACTGGGTTTGGTGGCGATGACGCTCGACTTCGTAAAACATGGGCCGGGCTGGATCTGGATTAGCCTGCTTGTCTGCTGGCAGGCGGCAATCCTCTGGGGCTTCGTCAAGCTGCGTAGGGCCAGAACCGGCTAGCGCCTCGACCCAGTCCAAGTCGCCGGAAGCTGCCGGGATCGCTGGAAAACTCCGGCGATCCCGCAGCGTTCCAGCGATCTCAGCGAGGCGCCCGGCGAGGCGCGAACGGCCTAGGCCCCCACGAACTCGTCGGACTCCTCGAACTCCACAGCCGCAATGATTTCCTTGGTCTCTGGGTGGATCATGAAGGCCTCCTCGTCGTCCTCGATCATGAGGTAGTCCCCGTGGTCGGTGGAGAAGTGCCAGGCGAGGGTCTTCACGCCGTCGTGCTCGTAGTTCGGATCGCCCATGGTGATCTTCTCCAGCGCAAAGCCGGCCACATTGCACAGTTCCCGGATGATGACCTCGAACTCGGGAGCGTTGGCGAGTGCTTCCTCCTCAGCTTCGGCCTGGCGCTCGGCCAAATCCGGGATGAGGGCCACACGAACTGCGATGTGTGCCTCGATTTCTTCGTCGGAAAGAACCAGCAGCTCGGACTGGTCGCGGAGGTACACGGCGTTGAGGTCGATAATGTCCTCCTCTTCAAGCAAGGCTTCAAACTCACCGTCCAACTCGTCCAGCGCCTCAACGGCAGGAACGGGCGACTCGGCCTCATCCAGCTCGCCGTCAAGATAGGCTTCGGCTTCGTCCTCCGTCAACGCATCAAACGCCGAAGCAGTGCGGTCGAAGAGATCCAGGTGCCGGGTAGCGCCCATGGCTTCAAGGCCCGCACGGACGTAGGCATCAACCTCTTCACGCTCAGGAGCGGTGAACACGTACTGCGCGAACCCACCCGAGAGCGCCTGGGTCAGGTAGAAGTCCACAAAGTAGCTGTTGAGCGCGGCGGGTGAGATCTCGTCGCTGTTGAGGAGTTCGGCGTACATATGGTTCACGACCGTGACGTTGGAATCCACTACATCCCCGTTGCCGGCTGCGAAAGCGCTCTTGTTCAGGACGACGGGGTATTCGTTGGTAGTCATGGGAAATCCTCACTGCTGAAAGCTGATGGTGCTCCGGACACCTACAACGTACGCGTGGCAGTGGCGCCGCAATCGAGGTGGAGGTGAACGGTGGGCGAAGTTTGGGGGCCGCTGGGGGCTGACTAAGATTGAGCAGATAACCTCCTGCCGAAAGTAGCCCGACGCATGCCGTCCCCCACCGACGAATCCTGGGAACTGGCCATTCAGACTCCAGCCATCAACGACCGCTCCTTGGCGGCCGGACTGGCGTATGCCATGGGCAGCCGGGTGAGCGGCATTTCCTTCGATCCGGCTACCGGGCTTCTCCTGGGCAAGGTCCGCGGCAGCGGCCCGCAACCGTATTCGACGTCGGCCAAACTGGTCCGCAAGCCCGCCGGCTGGAGCTGCACTGTGGGGATCTGCAGCTGCCCGGTCCGCAAGGACTGCAAGCACGTGGCGGCCCTGCTTTTCACCGCCGAAGACCACCCCACCATCCGCGCCCAACTTTTGTCGCAAGCGCCAGGCATCCAGACAGCCAGGCCGTCGGAGATCGGCGCAGCGCGTCCCGCTTGGGAACAAGCCCTCAACAGGCTGATCGCCAAGCCCGGCACTGCGCCCTCCGCCGCGGGAATCCCCCTGGCCCTCCAGTTCGAAGTGGAGGAACCGGCCGCGCACTTCTCCTACACAGGCCGGCGCGACCCCATGCGCAGCGTCCGCCAGCTCAAGGCCCGCCCCGTCATGATGGGCGCCAAAGGCAAATGGATCCGCGGCGACGTGTCCTGGAACAACCTGAGCTACGTCAGTTTCCGGCGCGAATTCAACGAGGTCCACGTCGAGTGGCTTCAGACTTTCCTGGCCGCCCACGGTTCCAGCAACGGACGGCAACAGCCCTCCGGTGCGATGTGGCTGAGCCTGAACGACTTCGCCGCCAAGAACTTGTGGACCCTGCTCGATGAGGCGAAAAAGGCCGGCCTCCCGCTCATCCACTCCGCTGGGAGCGAGCCTGTCCGCGTCGAGGCCCAACCCGCCGTCGTCGGACTCAGTCTGGCGAGACTGGACGCGAACGGAACCGAAAGCGCAACGCACGACGGCGGCCTGGAACTTGCGCCGTCCGTCACCGTCGGCGGGGATGCCGTAGACCCCGGGACCCTGGGTTTCCTGGGTAAGCCGGCCACCGGCATCTTCTTTACCCATTCCGGCGAAACGCTGCCCGGAGTTCCGCAACAGAAGAACCTGATCACACTGGCCCCGATCGAGGGTGCCATCAGCGACGAGCTGCTCGAATTCGTCACCGAGGGGCAGACGCTCCAGATACCCGCTGAGGACGAGAGCCGCTTCCTGACCTCGTTCTACCCGAAGCTGCGGCAATCCACGCCCGTCCAGGCCGCCGACAAGTCCGTGGAGCTGCCCACCCTTGCCGTGCCGACGCTCTCGCTCCTGGCCAACTACGGCAACGACCACAAAGTCCGGCTGCACTGGGAATGGCACTACACCTCCGGAACGCTCGTCACCGCGCAGCCCCTGTGGCGGCACCCGGACGACCGCGGCTACCGGGATGATGCTGCCGAGGCACGCATTCTTGAATCGCTCGGCCGGCCGTGGGACGCGGTCCCCGCGCTCGCGGAGTCGGCAACGGGAGGGTGGGGTGCCCCGCGCCTGGCCGCTACCGCGGAACTGGGCGGCCTGGACACCCTGGCCTTCACCGAAGAGGTGCTGCCCGCGCTCAAGGAACTGCCCGACGTCGTCGTGGAAACTTCCGGCGACATCGCCGACTACCGGGAGGCTGAAGAAGCACCGGTAGTGTCCATCTCCACCAAGGAAACCGCCAGCGGTGACTGGTTCGACCTCGGAATTGTGATCACGCTCGAAGGCGAACCGGTTTCCTTCGCGGCTGTTTTCTCCGCGCTCGCCGCCGGCCAAACCCGTATGCTCCTTCCCAGCGGCGCGCACTTCTCCCTGGACCTGCCCGAACTGCATCAGCTCCGCGCCCTGATCGACGAAGCCCGCTCACTTCAGGACAACCCCGACAACAAGGACGGCACCCTGCAGATCAGCCGCTTCCAGGTGGGGCTCTGGGATGAGCTCGCGCAGCTCGGAATCGTGGACGAACAGGCCGCTGCCTGGCGCGAGGCTGTTGGCGGACTGCTCGACGACGGCGTGACCGGGCTGCCGCTGCCGGCCGGCCTTAACGCTGAGCTGCGTCCGTATCAGCTGGAGGGTTTCAACTGGCTCAGCTTCCTGTACAAGCACAGCCTCGGCGGCGTGCTGGCGGACGACATGGGCCTGGGCAAGACCGTGCAGGCGATCGCGCTTATGTGCGCGGCCAAGGAGCTCGCCGTCTCCGATGGCAATGACAGGGCGCCGTTCCTTGTTGTGGCTCCCACCAGCGTCGTCAGCAACTGGGCGTTGGAAGCGCAGCGGTTCGCTCCAGGCCTTGTGGTGCGCACGGTTTCGGAGACCTTCGCCAAGAGCGGCCTGTTGCCGTCGGAAGCCATGGCGGGGGCCGACGTCGTCATTACCTCCTATGCCTTGTTCCGGATCGATTACGAGGCCTACGCCTATTTCCAGTGGGCCGGGCTGATGCTGGACGAGGCCCAATTTGTGAAGAACCACCAATCCAAGGCGTACCAGTGCGCGCGGAAGCTCCCTGCCCGGTTCAAGCTCGCGATCACCGGTACTCCTCTTGAGAACAACCTCATGGAGTTCTGGGCGCTGACGTCCATCGTGGCGCCCGGTCTGTTCCCGAGCCCCAAGAGGTTCGCCGAAAACTACCAAAAGCCGGTGGAAAAGAACGGTGACTCGGCGCAGCTGGACAAGCTCCGGCGTCGTGTCCGTCCACTGATGATGCGCCGCACCAAAGAGCAGGTCATCAAGGATCTGCCGCCGAAGCAGGAGCAGATCCTCGAAGTGGTGCTCAACCCGCGGCACCAAAAGGTCTACCAAACACACCTGCAGCGTGAGCGTCAGAAGATCCTGGGGCTGATCGACGACGTCAACAAGAACCGATTCACGATCTTCCAGTCATTGACCCTGCTGCGGCAGCTGAGCCTGGATGCGTCGCTGGTGGATTCCTCGCTTGCTGCCGTGCGCTCGTCCAAGCTGGATGTGCTGTTCGAGCAACTCGAGGACATCATCTCCGAGGGACACCGGACGTTGATCTTCAGCCAGTTCACCGGATTCCTGGGCAAGGTCCGCGAGCGCATGGACGCGGAGGGGATCGAGTACTGCTACCTCGACGGCAGTACCCGGAACCGTGGAGACGTGGTGAGTGAGTTCAAGAACGGCACTGCGCCGGTGTTCCTGATCTCCCTCAAGGCCGGTGGTTTCGGTTTGAACCTGACCGAGGCGGACTACGTGTTCCTGTTGGATCCGTGGTGGAACCCTGCCTCCGAAGCCCAGGCCGTGGACCGCACCCACCGCATCGGGCAGGCTCGGAACGTCATGGTCTACCGGTTGGTGGCGAAGGACACCATCGAGGAGAAGGTCATGGCGTTGAAGGCCAAGAAGTCGCAGCTGTTCGCGGATGTGATGGAGGGCGATGCACTGGCCGGCGGTTCGTTGACGGCGGAGGACCTGGCGGCGCTGTTCGCGGAGTAGGGGTGGGGCACGGGCGAGACTCAGCTGGAGCGGAA
Proteins encoded:
- a CDS encoding DEAD/DEAH box helicase, whose amino-acid sequence is MPSPTDESWELAIQTPAINDRSLAAGLAYAMGSRVSGISFDPATGLLLGKVRGSGPQPYSTSAKLVRKPAGWSCTVGICSCPVRKDCKHVAALLFTAEDHPTIRAQLLSQAPGIQTARPSEIGAARPAWEQALNRLIAKPGTAPSAAGIPLALQFEVEEPAAHFSYTGRRDPMRSVRQLKARPVMMGAKGKWIRGDVSWNNLSYVSFRREFNEVHVEWLQTFLAAHGSSNGRQQPSGAMWLSLNDFAAKNLWTLLDEAKKAGLPLIHSAGSEPVRVEAQPAVVGLSLARLDANGTESATHDGGLELAPSVTVGGDAVDPGTLGFLGKPATGIFFTHSGETLPGVPQQKNLITLAPIEGAISDELLEFVTEGQTLQIPAEDESRFLTSFYPKLRQSTPVQAADKSVELPTLAVPTLSLLANYGNDHKVRLHWEWHYTSGTLVTAQPLWRHPDDRGYRDDAAEARILESLGRPWDAVPALAESATGGWGAPRLAATAELGGLDTLAFTEEVLPALKELPDVVVETSGDIADYREAEEAPVVSISTKETASGDWFDLGIVITLEGEPVSFAAVFSALAAGQTRMLLPSGAHFSLDLPELHQLRALIDEARSLQDNPDNKDGTLQISRFQVGLWDELAQLGIVDEQAAAWREAVGGLLDDGVTGLPLPAGLNAELRPYQLEGFNWLSFLYKHSLGGVLADDMGLGKTVQAIALMCAAKELAVSDGNDRAPFLVVAPTSVVSNWALEAQRFAPGLVVRTVSETFAKSGLLPSEAMAGADVVITSYALFRIDYEAYAYFQWAGLMLDEAQFVKNHQSKAYQCARKLPARFKLAITGTPLENNLMEFWALTSIVAPGLFPSPKRFAENYQKPVEKNGDSAQLDKLRRRVRPLMMRRTKEQVIKDLPPKQEQILEVVLNPRHQKVYQTHLQRERQKILGLIDDVNKNRFTIFQSLTLLRQLSLDASLVDSSLAAVRSSKLDVLFEQLEDIISEGHRTLIFSQFTGFLGKVRERMDAEGIEYCYLDGSTRNRGDVVSEFKNGTAPVFLISLKAGGFGLNLTEADYVFLLDPWWNPASEAQAVDRTHRIGQARNVMVYRLVAKDTIEEKVMALKAKKSQLFADVMEGDALAGGSLTAEDLAALFAE